The DNA window TTCGAAGGGCTCTGATTGTGGGGAGTGCAGGGTCATCCCAGCCCAGATATTCGCCGTTTTCAATGGATTTTGCAATTGAACTGGTGCTGAATTTACCGAATTCATGTATTTTAACACGTCCCCAGTGGGTGGTTTTGGGATATTTCCATCCGAAGTATTCATAGATATAACGCTGGCGTCTTTCACTATCTCTCAGGTCTTTACCACGGATAATATGATTTACTTCGCATTCGAGGTCTTCAATAGCACCTTCAAAATCAAGGAGTGGCCATACAACATACTTTCCATCAACTTCTGGACGTGGGTGACTGGTTTTTATGATTCTGAAAGCTCCAAAATCTCTTAGTGCAGGGTCTTTGTGCTGGATATCTGTTTTTATACGAAGTACAGCCTCTTTTTCACCATATTCACCGTTCAGCATATTATTCCAGTAATAGAGATTGTCTTCTGGGCTCTGGTTTCGATGAGGGCAGGCTTTTTTGTTGTCTTTGTATTTTTTAAATTCGTCACCTTTACAGAAACAGACATACGCGTTGCCCATTTCAATGAGCTTTTCTGCATATTCATAATATACAGGGATTCTATCGGATGCGTAAACTACTTTGTCAGGTTCTGCACCGAGCCATTTGCAGTCCTCTATATACCAGTCATAGGCTTCCATCATGGGACGTTTTGTTTGTGGGTCGGTATCATCAAAACGGATTATGAATGTTCCATTGTATTTTTTTACGTATTCTGAATTTACTACGATTCCCCTTGTACTTCCCAGTGTTGGAGGACCGTTGGGATTTGGAGCAAAACGCATAACAACTTCTTCACCTTCTTCAACATCCAGAGGTTTTAACCCTTTTGTAGGTTCTTTTTTGGTATATAACTCCTGCAAAAGCTCTGGAGCAATTTTGTTAAGTTCTTCCTTCCAGACATCAGGTGTGCCTTCAGATACTTCATTCAATACATCTTCCACCAAAGGTTTTACTTCTTTTGCCATTTGTCGAAGGTGGGGGGATTCACTCATCACTTTACCCATGACTGCTCCTGTTTTTGGAGGTTGTGAATATTTGACAGCGTTTTGTAATGCATATTTTCTTATTGTTAATTTATCCTCTTCATTTAATGTCATCAACAATCTCCTTGGTATGGATTATTTTATTAACACGGTTATAATAATTGTAATTAAAAACAGTTGCTGTGAAGCAATATATAAACTTGGATTTAGATTTAATGCTCAATGGAATTCCTTATTTCCCGGATACGTGCGGTTTTCTCCTGAATGCTTTTAGTTTTTTGTTCAAATTCGGATAGGAACTTGTCAACCATATCGCCTTCAGTTGCTCCGTGAATGGATGGTTTTATAAGATTTTCCTGTTCAAGTATACGAAGCGAATATCTCACCTTATGAGTTGGCATTTCAGTCTCTTCAGCCAGCCTCAATATTCCTATAGGTCCCTTTTCAATTACCTTTTTAAGAACCAAAAGATGGCGTTCGGTGAGTTCCAGTTCTTTATTTACCTGATCAAGTAACATTATTCAACAACCTCATTACTTAAAGTCCCGATTCCCTCGATTTCGATTTCTACAATATCACCACTATGTATTTTTCCAACACCTGGTGGAGTACCAGTGGCTATAATATCTCCGGGTTGTAATGTCATAATATCGGATATGAATTCTATAAGGTGTGGAACACCAAAGATTAAATTGGATGTATTTGAATTCTGACACGTTATTCCATTCACACGGCACTTAATATTTGCATTGTGTAGGTTGATATCATCTGCAGTTGCTATAAAGGGACCTACTGGTGCAAATGTATCAAAACTTTTTGCGCGTGTCCATTGTCCGTCCTGTTTTTGTAGGTCTCTGGCAGTAACATCATTAAAACATGTGTAACCGGCAATTACATTATTTGTACTATCTGCTTTAACATGTTTACATTTTTTACCTATAACAACACCCAGTTCAGCTTCGTACTCTATATGGTTGCTTGTTTTTGGATGTACGATCTTATCACAATTACCGATAATTGATGATGAAGGCTTTAAAAAAATGAGTGGTTTATTAGGGATATCCAACCCGAGTTCATTTGCATGGTCCTGATAATTTAACCCTACACAGATAATTTTAGATGGATTTACAGGTGGGAGTACCTCTATATCAGATAATTTAAAAATCAATCTGTTACATTCACCTCTCCCGGTAACATGCTCTTTATCATTATCAACATCACCATAGAATATCTCATTTTTGTATTTGAACCGACCAAACATGGTATACACATATTACCTAATTATTATTAAATCCTGCTGGGGAGATAATTATTACAGGTTTCAAATAACTTTTTATTATATCTGTACCATGATTTATCGTATAGTTTGTGGAGGGAGTTAACCATGAATGTTTTGTATGTATATGCACACCAAGAACCAAAATCATTTAACAGCTCAATGAAAGATACAGCATTAGAGGCTTTTGAAGAAAGAGGGGACAGTGTAAAAGTGTCAGACCTGTATGCAATGAATTTTGACCCTGTACTGGATGAAAATGATTTTAAAAACAGGAAATACACAGATATATTCAACCCGTTTTTAGAACAACTCCATGCAAATAAAACAGATGGTTTTGCACCTGATATAAAGGCAGAAATGGACAAAATAAACTGGGCTGATATGCTAATTTTCCAATTCCCGATTTATTTTACAGGTTTTCCTGCGATTATGAAAGGTTGGATAGATAGGGTTTTCTCACCGGGATTTGCTTTTAATCCGTTAACACAAAGCGCTTATGAGACAGGTCTTTTAAAAGGTAAAAAATCGATGCTTGTCACAACAGCGGGAGCAGATAAGGATTGGTATTCTAAAGGAGGAATGCATGGGGATATTCACGAATTGCTCAAAAGCATAACACACTGCACACTGGAGTTTACCGGGCTGGAAGTTTTACCAACCCATGTGGTATACGGAGCAAGCAATCTATCAGAAGATGATGCTAAAAAAGAACTTGAGAGATACAGAGAGCTTATATTATCTCTTTAACCACTTTCATGATGTTTTTTCATATGCCTTTCATAATCCTGTCTGGTAGGAAAAGTCATTTCACACACTTTGCATTCAAACTTGTTTTCTTTTTTTTCTGATTTATCACCCATTTAGTATCCCCCGATTAAATTCATGTTTTGCTTTCTAATTTTTTTGTTTTATCAATGTATTTTGTAACTGTATCAACAAATTCTGCATGACTCCATGTAAGAGGTGCAACTGATATTGATTCTCTGGTTAACGGATTAACTTGTTCGGGCATAATACCGGTTTCAAATGAACAATCTGCAACCCAATTAATAAGGTTCAGTGCTTTATCCAGTTCAGCAAAGTTCTCTGATTTTTTTATATACCACTTGGCAAGCCAGAGGGTGCATATAATCCAGGGATTACCAGTGGATTTATCTGATACTTTATGATAGTGGTCGTTTTCATATCTGGCAACTCCCCCACTTTTGTTTACCCACAGCTTGCTCTCAATGTTTTTCATAGTGTTTTTAACTTTTTCATCATCTGCTGATAGGAGTCCAAATTCAAATATTGCATAAATACTGCTGTCAATAGTATGGTCTATCTCTTTTTGGTCTGGGTTACTTTTTTGATATTTTAAACCTCGTATAAATATCTCTTTATCCCTATCAAACAATTCTTTTAATATAGCGTTTCTTAGGGGAAAGTATCTGCTACGGCATATATTGCAGATTTCAGTATCATTAAAAAGGTAGCTTATTTTTTCAGCAGATGCCAAACCTGCATACACTGTGGCAGAAGTAAATGTATATATGCCTCTCCTCTCCTCCCAAAGGTCATAACTTTCTCTTGGGAGTGAATTGGGATATCTGTAGTCATCCATAAAAAAAACAGCTTTTTTTATTAGAGGCTCATAAAGTTGTTTTATAAAATCGAGGTCACCGGTGGATTCATAATATTTCCAGAGTGCATATATCACCAGTGCTGTTTCATCTTCCTGAATAGGTAAAGCGGGTTTACCGTCTTCTACCCATGGATGCCAGCTGCTTCCAAGGGTTTTGTCAGGATTGTATTTGTGGAGCATGCATCCTTCCCACCAGAGAACATCCCTGCAGAATCTGAAAAAGGGTTTTGTAAATTCTGCAAACCCAGCGTTTATTAGAGTGATGGCAACAAGTGCCCCATCCCTTGACCACATATAACTGTAGGTGTCTCTGTTGAACTGGAGATTATCCGAATCGTTTGCTGCAATTATAGCACCGTGGGTATCATATTGGGTTTTTATAATTAACAGTGACCTTTTGTAAAGAGTGGCGAGTCGGGAATCGAGATTTGAAAGGTCTGTAGAAGTATGATTGACCCATGAACGCTGACATTCCTCGGAATGGTCCAAGATAGCTTCAGCTCCAACATCCATTAGATAATCGTGCAACCGATATACATCATCAAAATTTTGCCCGACAGTCATATAGTAATAAGCAGTGTTTGATGAATTTCCGGGAACTTCAAGGGACACTCCAACTGTTGAATCTACAGAGCCTTGAGCTACAGGGTTTCTGGACAGGACTCCATCTTCTGCATCTCTAAAAGTTCCTTCAAGGTAACCGGTTTCAGATTCTCCGATGGCATAATCCTCGATATCACTGGCAAATCCGTTTTTTTCATCTGATTTGAGAGCCCCAACCAGAAAGTATCTCGACCTCTTGTAATGTATTATGACATTATGGTCCATCTGATATACTGCGGTGTCCCCTATACCGGTTCCATAGAGATGAAAATCCTGGTTGAAAAACAATCGAATATTTCGTTTATAACTACGTTCATTTTTGATAGTTATTTTTCGCAGGAAAATATTATCCTCACAATAGACATTTTCCTCAAGAATCAGTTTTAATCCAAGATTTTTATTTGTTGCTTTATTTTCTGTAATAAGTGTATCGTTTTTATATGCAGGTAATTTTATCCAGTCATCTTCGTTAATCCATGAGAATATTCCATCAACAAATATCCCTATTTTGTGAGCGTGTCCAAGCACATGATTTTCCAGACCAACATAGGGATAGTAAATATCCCTTACCTGAAACCATTTATCTATGTTAACCAGCAATGACTGGTTGCCGAGAACGATATGTCGTGTCATTATCCCCTTAGAGTCTTTTAGGCTGATTATTATTTATATTTTGTTTTTGGTGGTGGTAGAAACAATATATATATGTGGTAAAACAAATCTGTATATAGGAAGATTATATGTCGTCAGAAGATACAGTGGAAACCGGTAATCCTTCAACTGAAAACAATAAAGCATTAATCCG is part of the Methanohalobium evestigatum Z-7303 genome and encodes:
- a CDS encoding glycoside hydrolase family 15 protein; translation: MTRHIVLGNQSLLVNIDKWFQVRDIYYPYVGLENHVLGHAHKIGIFVDGIFSWINEDDWIKLPAYKNDTLITENKATNKNLGLKLILEENVYCEDNIFLRKITIKNERSYKRNIRLFFNQDFHLYGTGIGDTAVYQMDHNVIIHYKRSRYFLVGALKSDEKNGFASDIEDYAIGESETGYLEGTFRDAEDGVLSRNPVAQGSVDSTVGVSLEVPGNSSNTAYYYMTVGQNFDDVYRLHDYLMDVGAEAILDHSEECQRSWVNHTSTDLSNLDSRLATLYKRSLLIIKTQYDTHGAIIAANDSDNLQFNRDTYSYMWSRDGALVAITLINAGFAEFTKPFFRFCRDVLWWEGCMLHKYNPDKTLGSSWHPWVEDGKPALPIQEDETALVIYALWKYYESTGDLDFIKQLYEPLIKKAVFFMDDYRYPNSLPRESYDLWEERRGIYTFTSATVYAGLASAEKISYLFNDTEICNICRSRYFPLRNAILKELFDRDKEIFIRGLKYQKSNPDQKEIDHTIDSSIYAIFEFGLLSADDEKVKNTMKNIESKLWVNKSGGVARYENDHYHKVSDKSTGNPWIICTLWLAKWYIKKSENFAELDKALNLINWVADCSFETGIMPEQVNPLTRESISVAPLTWSHAEFVDTVTKYIDKTKKLESKT
- a CDS encoding NAD(P)H-dependent oxidoreductase encodes the protein MNVLYVYAHQEPKSFNSSMKDTALEAFEERGDSVKVSDLYAMNFDPVLDENDFKNRKYTDIFNPFLEQLHANKTDGFAPDIKAEMDKINWADMLIFQFPIYFTGFPAIMKGWIDRVFSPGFAFNPLTQSAYETGLLKGKKSMLVTTAGADKDWYSKGGMHGDIHELLKSITHCTLEFTGLEVLPTHVVYGASNLSEDDAKKELERYRELILSL
- a CDS encoding glutamate--tRNA ligase — its product is MTLNEEDKLTIRKYALQNAVKYSQPPKTGAVMGKVMSESPHLRQMAKEVKPLVEDVLNEVSEGTPDVWKEELNKIAPELLQELYTKKEPTKGLKPLDVEEGEEVVMRFAPNPNGPPTLGSTRGIVVNSEYVKKYNGTFIIRFDDTDPQTKRPMMEAYDWYIEDCKWLGAEPDKVVYASDRIPVYYEYAEKLIEMGNAYVCFCKGDEFKKYKDNKKACPHRNQSPEDNLYYWNNMLNGEYGEKEAVLRIKTDIQHKDPALRDFGAFRIIKTSHPRPEVDGKYVVWPLLDFEGAIEDLECEVNHIIRGKDLRDSERRQRYIYEYFGWKYPKTTHWGRVKIHEFGKFSTSSIAKSIENGEYLGWDDPALPTIRALRRRGIQPEAIRKFMIDMGVGETDISISLESLYAENRKLVDSNANRYFFVWNPVELEITGVEPRNVKLSLHPKEKRGYRELEIGSKLYVCQEDIDSINVGDKLRLKDLYNIEVTSLNPLKARYLDDSVERIKKANLPIIHWIPVNGVSVKVIAPDGQYEGFGEHGIADEVDSVVQFERFGFCRIDSVDDKIIAFFAHK
- a CDS encoding fumarylacetoacetate hydrolase family protein, which codes for MFGRFKYKNEIFYGDVDNDKEHVTGRGECNRLIFKLSDIEVLPPVNPSKIICVGLNYQDHANELGLDIPNKPLIFLKPSSSIIGNCDKIVHPKTSNHIEYEAELGVVIGKKCKHVKADSTNNVIAGYTCFNDVTARDLQKQDGQWTRAKSFDTFAPVGPFIATADDINLHNANIKCRVNGITCQNSNTSNLIFGVPHLIEFISDIMTLQPGDIIATGTPPGVGKIHSGDIVEIEIEGIGTLSNEVVE
- a CDS encoding C2H2-type zinc finger protein yields the protein MGDKSEKKENKFECKVCEMTFPTRQDYERHMKKHHESG